Part of the Acidobacteriota bacterium genome is shown below.
AGCTGGTGATAGAAATGGATGTTGACGCTCAAGTGCCGCTTGTAGCTGGGGAATCCCGTCGCCAGTAGGGAGTCCTTCAGCCTTGCCGCCTTGGACACCTGAATGCGCCGGTTGTTCAGCCACGCCCCCGACCCTCGTTCGGCCGAGAACATCTCCCGCCGCTCCGGATCGTAGATCACGCCGCAGATGATCTCGCCGGCGCGCTCCAGCCCGAGGGTTACGTTGTAGACCGGGAAGCCGTGGGCAAAATTCGTCGTTCCGTCCAGCGGATCGACATACCAGCGGAACTCGCTGGCGCTCTCCTGCCCGCCGCCCTCCTCGGCGACGATACCGTGAGAGGGGAAGTGGGCGCGCAACCGCTCGACCACCAGCCGCTCGCTGGCCCGGTCAGCTTCGGTCACCAGGTCGAACTCGCCCTTCATCTCATAGGCGACGCGCCGCTCAAAGTAGTTCGCCAGCATCGCGCCGGCTTCCCGCGCGATTTCGGTTGCAGTCTCCAGGTAACTTGCCATCGGATTCGAGGTTGGGCCGGGCCGGT
Proteins encoded:
- a CDS encoding inositol monophosphatase, with translation MASYLETATEIAREAGAMLANYFERRVAYEMKGEFDLVTEADRASERLVVERLRAHFPSHGIVAEEGGGQESASEFRWYVDPLDGTTNFAHGFPVYNVTLGLERAGEIICGVIYDPERREMFSAERGSGAWLNNRRIQVSKAARLKDSLLATGFPSYKRHLSVNIHFYHQLAMASHGVRRAGSAAIDLAWVACGRMEGFWEFGLNPWDMAAGMLLVEEAGGRVSDMFGAPAKVGNPRLLADNGLIHEEILAVFAEVFAGRYRVPMPQINPA